From the Mahella australiensis 50-1 BON genome, the window CGTCTCCGGCCAGTTGCCCTGCATTAGTCACCTTAAAGCTTATATCCACTTTACCAGCCGACGGCGCTACAGCAGGCGTTATGCTGAGATCGCTGTATCCGAACGTCGTATAGCTCATGCCATAGCCAAACGCAAAAGCCGGCTTAGTCTCGGTAGACAAATAATTTATGTAGGAAGCTGGCTTTAGATTATAATTTATAGGTATCTGACCCACTTCGCACGGCAACGATATTGGCAATCTCCCCGCCGGATTATAATCCCCAAACAGCACATCGGCTACAGCGTTGCCGCCTTCTTCACCAGGATACCAGGCTTCCATAAGCGCCGAGGCATTATCAGCCAATTCCTTTGCAGCGAATGCCCTGCCGTTTATGAGCACAACTATTACCGGCTTACCGGTATCCTTTATGGCTTTTACAAGCTGCATCTGAACACCCGGAAGCGTTATATCGGTTCTATCATCGTTTTCGCCCGATGTGCCTTTACCGAATATACCGGAATTATCCCCTACTACCACTATAGCTGCATCTGCTGCTCGAGCAGCGTTCACGGCTTCAACAAATCCATCTGTAGATGGATCTATAATATCGCATCCCTTGGCATATGTTATGCGACAGCTATCGAGCACCTTATTTTTGATACCTTCCAATACTGTAACTATATGTACCGATGTTTTATCATATGAGCGGTGTGCCATAAATGCATAGTCCCCGAGCATATTGCGCGCATTATCGGCATTTGGTCCTATCACTGCTATAGACTTTATATCTTTGCTTAAGGGCAATACATTGTCGTTTTTCAAAAGCACTATAGATTTGCGAGCTATATCGCGAGACATCTCCCTCTGCTCAGGCGTTTCAAATAAGCCAGGCACGCTGTCGACATCCACATATACACCATCGAAAAGCCCAAGCTCAAACTTGGCCGTCAAAACGCGTTCTACCGATTCATTTATCGTAGCCTCGGATATCATGCCTTCTTTTACGGCATCCATTAACGGCTGACCATAGCAATCCATCTTAGGCAATTCTATATCTATACCTGCTTCCAAGGCTTGAACCGCGGCTTCTTTTTTGTTTCCGGCGGTGAAATGGGCCTTTCTCAATCGATCTATGGCATCGTAATCCGATACTACTATGCCGTCAAAGCCGAAATGGCCTCGCAGAATATCGGTCAACAGCTCGCGCGATGCCGCACACGGTACGCCATCTATATCATGATAAGCGTTCATAACCGATTTAGCATTGGCTTCCCGCACCGCTGCCTCAAATGGGAACAGGAATATATCCCATAATTCTCTCTCCCCGACGTGAACAGGCGCACAATTTCGGCCGCCTTCGGAAAAGCTGTGGCCGGCAAAATGCTTCAACGTGGCAAATATACCTTTGGTTAAATCTTGCCCCTGCAAACCGCGCACATAAGATACAGCCATACTGGCCACAAGATATGGATCCTCACCAAATGTCTCTTCTACCCTGCCCCATCTTGGATCCCGGGCAACATCGAGCACGGGCGAAAGCCCCTGATGAGCGCCTGCCGCCTTCATCTGCTGCCTTATGACCCCTGCCATAGCTTCTATGGCCTCGGCATCCCATGTGCTGGCCAAACCTATAGCCTGCGGAAATACAGTGGCACCATCCGCCATAAAGCCGCTTAGGCATTCCTCATGTACTATAGCCGGTATGCCCAGCCTTGTTTTTTCTTTCAGATATTTTTGTATGGCATTGGCAAGTTCGGCAGCATGCTTAGGTGAAGTATCCACTTTGGATGGGTCGCCAAGGCCTCCGGCTACTCGAGTTATCTGGCCTATGCCATTTGAGAGCAACTCTTCCAGTTTTTCTTCCGATAGCTGCTCTCCGCTGTCATCCAACAAGTCCTCTATCGGAACTGCGTTGAGCTGAGCTATCTTCTCCTCCAGCGTCATTTGTGAAATTAGTCGTTTAACCTGTGCATACATATGAAATCCTCCCAAATACCCATTTTTGACATCATTATTGTTCAAATATTTATGAACCTGATCTCAGACTTTATTATAAACCACTACTTAGGTTCTTGCAATGAAAACTATTTGTCGGCCTTCTTTGAGGTTACGCGCAAATATACATACGCACTAATGACAGTCAAACCATTTATAGCTACTGCCATAATTATGATTATGAACTCCGGTGATGTCGCACTTATGAAAGGTAGTATTATTAAGCTCATAACCAACAACATTAGCGAGAAATACAATATCACTTTGAAAAAGCTGCTTCTTGTTCCCATTTCCACTTCGGTATCCTTTCTACTAAATGACAAGCCACCATTTCTTCTCCCAGGGGGATCAACGGTGGTTCTTTCT encodes:
- a CDS encoding glycoside hydrolase family 3 N-terminal domain-containing protein — encoded protein: MYAQVKRLISQMTLEEKIAQLNAVPIEDLLDDSGEQLSEEKLEELLSNGIGQITRVAGGLGDPSKVDTSPKHAAELANAIQKYLKEKTRLGIPAIVHEECLSGFMADGATVFPQAIGLASTWDAEAIEAMAGVIRQQMKAAGAHQGLSPVLDVARDPRWGRVEETFGEDPYLVASMAVSYVRGLQGQDLTKGIFATLKHFAGHSFSEGGRNCAPVHVGERELWDIFLFPFEAAVREANAKSVMNAYHDIDGVPCAASRELLTDILRGHFGFDGIVVSDYDAIDRLRKAHFTAGNKKEAAVQALEAGIDIELPKMDCYGQPLMDAVKEGMISEATINESVERVLTAKFELGLFDGVYVDVDSVPGLFETPEQREMSRDIARKSIVLLKNDNVLPLSKDIKSIAVIGPNADNARNMLGDYAFMAHRSYDKTSVHIVTVLEGIKNKVLDSCRITYAKGCDIIDPSTDGFVEAVNAARAADAAIVVVGDNSGIFGKGTSGENDDRTDITLPGVQMQLVKAIKDTGKPVIVVLINGRAFAAKELADNASALMEAWYPGEEGGNAVADVLFGDYNPAGRLPISLPCEVGQIPINYNLKPASYINYLSTETKPAFAFGYGMSYTTFGYSDLSITPAVAPSAGKVDISFKVTNAGQLAGDEVVQLYIRDEVSSIVRPVKELKGFKRVNLQPGETKEITFTLYADQLAFHDKDMRLVVEPGTFKIMVGSSSDDIRLEGSFEIDGQKREVMAERRFFADVVIQ